In Streptomyces sclerotialus, one genomic interval encodes:
- the galE gene encoding UDP-glucose 4-epimerase GalE — MTWLITGGAGYIGAHVVRAMTGAGERAVVLDDLSTGVAERVSEGVPLVVGSTLDRALLDRTIAEHEVSGVVHLAAKKQVGESVELPLLYYRENVHGLQTLLEAVAAGGVGRFVFSSSAAVYGMPGVDLVTEDTPCVPMSPYGETKLAGEWLTRAAGRAHGISTACLRYFNVAGAAAPELADTGVFNIVPMVFEKLTDGAAPLIFGDDYDTPDGTCIRDYIHVEDLADAHLAAARKLGEPGPVRDLTVNIGRGEGVSVREMVDLIAEVTGYRDRPARVTPRRPGDPARVVAAADRVAAELGWKARHDVRDMVSSAWAGWLLRHPEAKHD; from the coding sequence ATGACCTGGCTGATCACCGGTGGTGCGGGATACATCGGCGCGCACGTGGTGCGCGCCATGACCGGCGCGGGCGAGCGCGCGGTGGTGCTGGACGACCTGTCCACCGGCGTGGCGGAGCGGGTGTCCGAGGGCGTGCCGCTCGTCGTCGGGTCGACCCTGGACCGGGCGCTGCTGGACCGCACGATCGCGGAGCACGAGGTGTCCGGGGTGGTGCACCTGGCGGCGAAGAAGCAGGTCGGCGAGTCGGTGGAGCTGCCGCTGCTGTACTACCGGGAGAACGTGCACGGGCTGCAGACACTGCTGGAGGCGGTCGCGGCGGGCGGCGTCGGCCGCTTCGTCTTCTCCTCCTCCGCCGCGGTCTACGGCATGCCCGGCGTGGACCTGGTCACCGAGGACACCCCGTGCGTACCGATGAGCCCGTACGGCGAGACCAAGCTCGCGGGCGAGTGGCTGACCCGGGCGGCGGGCCGGGCGCACGGCATCTCCACGGCCTGCCTGCGCTACTTCAACGTGGCGGGCGCGGCGGCCCCGGAGCTGGCCGACACCGGCGTCTTCAACATCGTCCCGATGGTCTTCGAGAAGCTCACCGACGGCGCGGCCCCGCTGATCTTCGGCGACGACTACGACACCCCCGACGGCACCTGCATCCGCGACTACATCCACGTCGAGGACCTGGCCGACGCGCACCTCGCGGCCGCGCGCAAGCTCGGCGAGCCGGGCCCGGTCCGCGACCTGACGGTCAACATCGGCCGCGGCGAGGGCGTGTCCGTACGCGAGATGGTCGACCTGATCGCGGAGGTCACCGGCTACCGGGACCGCCCGGCGCGGGTCACCCCGCGGCGCCCCGGCGACCCGGCGCGGGTGGTGGCGGCCGCCGACCGGGTCGCGGCCGAGCTGGGCTGGAAGGCCCGGCACGACGTGCGCGACATGGTCAGCTCGGCGTGGGCGGGCTGGCTGCTGCGGCACCCGGAGGCGAAGCACGACTGA